One window of Streptomyces sp. FIT100 genomic DNA carries:
- a CDS encoding carbon-nitrogen hydrolase family protein, protein MPPLRTALLQSSGTPGDIAKNLELLDTHAARAAAAGAGLLIAPEMYLTGYAIGDAVPRLAEPAGGPSAQAVAAIAARHGIAVVYGYPERDEEAVYNAAQLIGPDGERLANYRKTHLFGCFEQEWFTPGDEPVVQAELGGLRIGLLICYDVEFPENVRAHALAGTELLAVPTALMNPFQFVAEKLLPVRAFESQMYVAYANRTGPEGEFDFAGLSCLAGPDGIARARAGHGEELVVADADPDFLAASRAANPYLRDRRPGLYASLTR, encoded by the coding sequence ATGCCGCCGCTGCGCACCGCCCTGCTCCAGAGCTCCGGGACCCCCGGCGACATCGCGAAGAACCTCGAACTGCTCGACACGCACGCCGCGCGCGCCGCCGCCGCGGGCGCCGGGCTGCTGATCGCCCCCGAGATGTACCTCACCGGCTACGCGATCGGCGACGCCGTGCCCCGCCTCGCCGAGCCCGCCGGCGGTCCCTCCGCACAGGCCGTCGCCGCGATCGCCGCACGCCACGGCATCGCCGTCGTCTACGGCTACCCGGAGCGGGACGAGGAGGCGGTCTACAACGCCGCCCAGCTCATCGGCCCCGACGGCGAGCGCCTCGCGAACTACCGTAAGACCCATCTCTTCGGCTGCTTCGAGCAGGAGTGGTTCACGCCCGGCGACGAGCCCGTCGTCCAGGCCGAGCTCGGCGGCCTCCGCATCGGCCTGCTCATCTGCTACGACGTCGAGTTCCCGGAGAACGTGCGGGCCCATGCCCTCGCCGGCACGGAGCTCCTTGCGGTGCCGACCGCGCTGATGAACCCCTTTCAGTTCGTCGCCGAGAAGCTCCTTCCGGTCCGCGCCTTCGAGAGCCAGATGTACGTGGCCTACGCCAACCGGACCGGCCCCGAGGGCGAGTTCGACTTCGCCGGGCTGAGCTGCCTCGCCGGACCCGACGGCATCGCCCGGGCCCGCGCGGGCCACGGCGAGGAGCTCGTCGTCGCCGACGCCGACCCGGACTTCCTGGCCGCCTCG
- a CDS encoding Lrp/AsnC family transcriptional regulator, whose protein sequence is MRLNDLDERIVHALAEDARRSFADIGSLVGLSAPAVKRRVDRLRADGAITGFTVRVDPAAMGWETEGFIEIYARSNTSPETIKRGLERYPEVASASTVTGEADAIVQVFASDMRHFERVLERIAGEPFVERTKSVLVLSPLLRRFSSGSPG, encoded by the coding sequence GTGCGACTGAACGATCTCGACGAACGCATCGTCCACGCCCTTGCCGAGGACGCACGTCGTTCCTTTGCCGACATCGGGTCGCTCGTCGGCCTGTCCGCGCCCGCCGTGAAGCGGCGCGTGGACAGGCTGCGCGCCGACGGAGCCATCACCGGCTTCACGGTCCGCGTCGACCCGGCCGCCATGGGCTGGGAGACCGAGGGCTTCATCGAGATCTACGCACGCAGCAACACCTCGCCCGAGACCATCAAGCGCGGTCTCGAGCGGTACCCGGAAGTCGCGTCCGCCTCCACCGTCACCGGCGAGGCGGACGCGATCGTCCAGGTCTTCGCCTCCGACATGCGCCACTTCGAGCGCGTGCTGGAGCGGATCGCGGGCGAGCCGTTCGTCGAGCGGACCAAGTCCGTGCTCGTGCTCTCCCCGCTGCTCAGGCGCTTCTCGTCCGGCTCGCCCGGCTGA